In Denticeps clupeoides chromosome 1, fDenClu1.1, whole genome shotgun sequence, a single window of DNA contains:
- the LOC114801337 gene encoding LOW QUALITY PROTEIN: putative nuclease HARBI1 (The sequence of the model RefSeq protein was modified relative to this genomic sequence to represent the inferred CDS: substituted 1 base at 1 genomic stop codon): protein MQEDTDEGCLGEYLYERFHFSRPSIIYLSNILSPHISNMTHHGNALRTEQILCIALHFIANASFLYNIGDAEHVSKATVCWAVRKVTLALKRPLCTFASFPGHRTTRHLKEAFHRIAGFPGVIGCIDGTYIPIIAPSINEGDYVNKRSVHSINVELSINNTCDAEYMISNVEAKWPGSVHDSQIFGESTLSERVARGEFDGYLLGDRGXPCQWHLLTPYPDPEPGPQQCYNVAHCKTLARVEMTIGILKARFQCLRMLRVTPERACDIIVACVVLHNIATIRGEEFPTPFPDDADINPNHPADVQDGRAVRDRSATIISD from the exons taagCAATATTCTCAGTCCACACATCTCTAATATGACCCATCATGGAAATGCTCTCCGCACCGAGCAAATTCTGTGTATAGCACTTCATTTTATTGCGAATGCCAGTTTTTTGTACAATATCGGTGATGCGGAGCATGTGTCCAAGGCAACCGTCTGTTGGGCTGTCAGAAAAGTGACCCTTGCACTGAAAAGACCTCTGTGCACCTTTGCATCGTTCCCAggtcacagaacaaccagacATCTCAAGGAAGCGTTCCACAGAATTGCAG GGTTTCCAGGTGTGATTGGCTGCATTGATGGAACTTACATTCCCATTATAGCTCCTTCAATAAATGAAGGAGATTATGTTAATAAGAGATCTGTCCACAGCATTAATGTAGAGCTAAGCATAAATAATACCT GTGATGCTGAATACATGATTAGCAATGTGGAAGCAAAGTGGCCTGGGTCTGTACATGACTCTCAAATTTTTGGTGAGTCCACCCTGAGTGAAAGAGTTGCCCGTG GAGAGTTTGATGGTTACCTACTGGGAGACAGAGGGTAACCCTGCCAGTGGCATCTGCTGACCCCTTACCCTGACCCCGAGCCCGGCCCACAGCAATGCTACAACGTAGCTCACTGCAAGACACTAGCTCGGGTGGAGATGACCATCGGGATACTCAAGGCCCGATTCCAGTGCCTTCGCATGCTCAGGGTCACCCCAGAAAGGGCTTGTGACATCATTGTGGCATGTGTAGTTCTACACAACATCGCCACAATCAGAGGGGAAGAATTTCCTACCCCTTTCCCTGATGATGCAGACATTAATCCCAACCACCCTGCTGATGTACAAGATGGGAGAGCTGTTAGAGACAGGTCTGCCACAATAATTTCTGACTGA